In the genome of Drosophila pseudoobscura strain MV-25-SWS-2005 chromosome 3, UCI_Dpse_MV25, whole genome shotgun sequence, one region contains:
- the chn gene encoding protein charlatan isoform X3: protein MATLIPANAGHPGASAQSSNVEATYEDMFKEITRKLYGEETGNGLHTLGTPVAQVATSGPTAVPEGEQRSFTNLQQLDRSAAPSIEYESSGAANGATTSNNVATSQANVIQQQQQQQQLQQQQQQQAESGNSVVVTASTGVGGGGATVVPAPSVSVGGFKSEDHLSTAFGLAALMQNGFAAGQAGLLKAGGDQQQRWAQDGAGVIAAAAAEQQPQLVQWTTGGKLQSYAHVSQQQQQQQQQQQQQQQQQHHHHQSTPKSKKHRQEHAAELIYASPSTSANAVGQNLTQSTPTSAPSNSSGGSSSSGGSRKKSSAQAQAAAAAANGVHIQKRYACTHCPYSTDRRDLYTRHENIHKDEKPFQCYACLKQFNRADHVKKHFLRMHRELQYDINKTRRHVSAGSSSGSGSSGNSHHSGGRGNVTINATGVNIDNAFLEAQRHPTSTSMSIVETIEAVASAGEMPLAQLKQEKLDDGSVLPLHVGVVMNNAQQPVASSSSGSSSVGGGNGGGGNSSGGSGLLKPKREKRFTCCYCPWSGADKWGLKRHLNTHTKPFVCLLCDYKAARSERLATHVLKVHNKRACSKCSYLADTQEEYQVHMSDVHLLKMDAISRNTASVAQDFHKAGGVHELKIPANHQLLFNNKLPSQWTTREAAALLYSLSNMGTHSGSNSSSSSQRQKFGIRARQHSTGEDDENTPSSASSSSFSSDEYNMLSTSPVKLLRHVKLEKHEEDGKEVKVPAQVQAKAMMATAFLEAASYEQTAIELLTSKRKIKVENDEDQENQEQPQPQQRLQLIKSSPAYKLNSNSNNNNSNSNTNHKDKSSHRNAVHHSHRQDDKENNTKSAAIAAAAAAVTAAAAAAAAGGVGATAPSTTSNQTPFLTQMEYQNLNRIGTQFHNYVKDIINKYYAAETPLMLAAAAAALPTATTTGQQRQLDLDHLSPSKRRRLLSETEEYIEYLRNKEDITLTITPKAPTVKSSPPQPPASSLLKRQLDLAVPRKSPKKASPAHSHSHSHSQAAISNGHTASAARKSMSQLATLLPLLADAASKQEYLAAPLDFSKKSDGENGRSSRKQAQPKKIRLTPEAVVGLLRDKYLNRMVRQRLGCLKCNQSRRSSSISFNYHTIGSLALHRFWRHGPTGGSRRRVQAALLLRRDRQSAAAAEVQL from the exons ATGGCAACACTAATCCCAGCGAACGCCGGCCATCCTGGAGCGAGCGCACAGTCCTCAAATGTTGAGGCCACATATGAAGATATGTTCAAGGAAATCACACGCAAATTGTACGGTGAGGAGACCGGCAACGGTTTGCATACTCTCGGAACGCCGGTGGCTCAGGTGGCCACCAGCGGACCGACAGCGGTACCAGAGGGAGAGCAGCGTTCCTTCACAAACCTG CAACAGCTCGATCGCTCGGCAGCGCCCAGCATTGAATACGAATCCAGTGGAGCTGCCAACGGGGCAACAACCAGCAACAACGTGGCCACCTCCCAGGCAAATGtaatccaacaacaacagcagcaacaacaactacagcagcaacaacagcaacaagcagAGTCGGGTAACTCTGTAGTAGTAACGGCCAGCACCGgcgtaggaggaggaggagcaactGTGGTGCCGGCACCCAGTGTGTCCGTGGGTGGCTTCAAGTCCGAGGACCACCTAAGCACGGCCTTTGGCCTGGCAGCCCTCATGCAGAACGGCTTTGCAGCGGGCCAGGCGGGGCTCCTGAAGGCCGGAGGGGACCAGCAACAGCGCTGGGCCCAGGATGGAGCGGGTGTGATCGCCGCGGCGGCCGctgagcagcagccgcagctggtGCAATGGACGACGGGTGGCAAACTGCAGAGCTATGCCCATgtcagccagcagcagcagcaacaacaacagcagcagcaacagcaacaacagcagcagcaccaccaccaccagagcACACCGAAGTCCAA AAAACATCGTCAAGAGCATGCGGCCGAATTGATCTACGCCAGCCCTTCCACATCGGCCAATGCGGTAGGACAGAATTTAACCCAATCCACACCCACCTCAGcgcccagcaacagcagcggcggcagcagcagctccgggGGCAGTCGCAAGAAGTCCTCGGCCCAGGCGcaggcagccgccgccgcagccaaTGGAGTGCACATCCAGAAGCGTTATGCCTGCACCCATTGCCCGTATTCCACAGACCGACGGGATCTGTATACACGGCACGAGAACATCCACAAGGACGAGAAGCCCTTCCAGTGCTATGCCTGCCTTAAGCAGTTCAATCGGGCCGACCATGTGAAGAAGCACTTCTTGCGCATGCATCGCGAGCTGCAGTACGACATCAACAAGACGCGTCGCCATGTGTCCGCCGGCAGCAGCTCGGGCAGCGGATCCTCGGGTAACTCTCACCACTCGGGCGGGCGTGGCAATGTGACCATCAATGCCACGGGCGTCAACATCGATAATGCCTTCCTGGAGGCCCAGCGGCATCCCACCTCGACCAGCATGAGCATTGTGGAGACCATCGAGGCGGTGGCTTCGGCCGGCGAGATGCCGCTGGCCCAGCTCAAGCAGGAGAAGCTGGACGATGGCAGTGTCCTGCCCCTCCATGTGGGCGTTGTGATGAACAACGCCCAGCAGCCGGTGGCCAGCTCCAGTTCGGGCAGCAGTTCCGTCGGTGGTGGCAACGGTGgtggcggcaacagcagcggcggctCCGGCCTGCTGAAGCCCAAGCGCGAGAAGCGTTTCACCTGCTGCTATTGCCCCTGGTCCGGGGCCGACAAGTGGGGCCTGAAGCGTCACCTCAATACGCATACAAAGCCCTTCGTCTGCCTGCTCTGCGACTACAAAGCGGCCCGCTCCGAGCGCCTGGCCACACACGTGCTGAAGGTGCACAACAAGCGGGCCTGCAGCAAGTGCTCCTATCTGGCGGACACCCAGGAGGAGTATCAGGTCCACATGAGTGATGTGCA TCTGCTGAAAATGGACGCCATTAGTCGCAACACCGCTTCGGTCGCTCAGGATTTTCATAAGGCGGGAGGCGTGCACGAGTTGAAAATACCAGCAAATCATCAACTCCTGTTTAATAATAAACTGCCTTCGCAATGGACGACACGAGAGGCTGCTGCTTTACTGTACAGCCTCAGCAACATGGGCAcccacagcggcagcaacagcagcagcagttcccaGCGACAGAAGTTTGGCATCCGTGCCCGGCAACATTCCACGGGGGAGGATGACGAGAATACACCATCGTCGGCATCCTCGTCGAGCTTCTCCAGCGATGAGTATAACATGCTGTCCACATCGCCGGTGAAGCTGTTGCGTCATGTGAAGCTGGAGAAGCACGAGGAGGATGGGAAGGAGGTGAAGGTTCCGGCCCAAGTCCAGGCAAAGGCGATGATGGCGACGGCATTTCTGGAGGCAGCTAGCTACGAGCAGACGGCCATCGAGCTGCTTACCAGCAAGCGCAAGATCAAGGTCGAGAATGATGAGGATCAGGAGAACCAggaacagccacagccacagcagcgaTTGCAGCTTATTAAATCGTCTCCCGCGTACAAATtgaattccaattccaataaTAACAATAGCAATAGTAACACCAACCACAAGGACAAGTCGTCGCACAGAAATGCCGTTCATCATAGTCATCGTCAGGATGATAAGGAGAACAACACCAAGTCTGCAGCAATagccgctgccgcagcggcggtcacagcagctgcagcagcagcggcagcaggaggagtaggagcaaCCGCAcccagcaccaccagcaatCAAACACCATTTCTCACCCAAATGGAATATCAGAATCTCAACCGCATTGGCACACAGTTTCACAATTATGTTAAAGATATCATCAACAAATACTACGCAGCCGAGACGCCTCTGATGctggccgcagcagcagccgccctGCCCACGGCCACCACCACGGGCCAGCAGAGGCAGCTGGATCTGGACCACCTGTCGCCGAGCAAGCGTCGCCGACTGCTTAGCGAGACTGAGGAGTACATTGAGTATCTGCGCAACAAGGAGGACATCACCCTGACCATTACACCCAAGGCGCCCACAGTGAAGTCCTCGCCACCCCAGCCGCCTGCTTCGTCCCTCCTGAAGCGTCAGCTGGATCTGGCGGTGCCTCGTAAGAGTCCAAAAAAGGCTTCCCCagcccacagccacagccatagccacagccaggcTGCTATTTCCAACGGCCACACAGCGAGTGCTGCACGCAAGTCCATGAGTCAGCTGGCCACCTTGCTGCCCCTGCTGGCCGATGCAGCCAGCAAGCAGGAGTATCTGGCCGCTCCGCTGGACTTTAGCAAGAAGTCGGATGGCGAGAACGGACGCAGCTCCCGCAAGCAGGCGCAGCCCAAGAAGATACGCCTCACGCCGGAGGCTGTGGTGGGCCTGCTGCGCGACAAGTATCTGAATCGCATGGTCCGCCAAAGACTGGGCTGCCTTAAGTGCAACCAGTCGCGACGCAGCAGCTCCATTAGCTTCAACTATCACACGATTGGGTCACTGGCTCTGCACCGATTCTGGCGGCACGGCCCGACCGGCGGGTCCAGGCGGAGAGTGCAGGCAGCTTTGCTGCTCAGGCGTGACAGGCagagtgctgctgcagcagaggtGCAACTGTAG